One stretch of Streptomyces hygroscopicus DNA includes these proteins:
- a CDS encoding sulfate transporter, which produces MRNSLFDRFRGAGGTSGSSGAKTFRADFTASLVVFLVAVPLCVGVAVASGVPAELGLITGIVGGLVTGFLPGSSLQVSGPAAGLTVLVYEAVEQYGVAALGVLVLISGLLQLAMGALGLGRWFRAISVAVVQGMLAGIGLVLIAGQLYALADAKAPTSGLDKIFGIPELIGDVAGSGDALKALAVGVGTIAVLVLWPRFRQGAKVLPAPLAAVALATASTVIFDLPIARVEVKGLLDAIQPPGGSEFQALAEVGVIGTVLAFTLIASAESLFSAAAVDRLHDGARTDYDKELMAQGAGNAVCGVLGALPMTAVIVRSAANVQAGAKTKASRVLHGVWLLIFAVLFPSALGIIPVAALAGVLVYSGWKLIPTKDLVPLWRSHRGEAIILVVTAGAIVVTNMFEGVIIGLLMAVAKTAWETSHVHVEVSGRENDDAGDGAGDKPLRVRVRGNATFLRLPKLLDELEGLPREREVELDLTGLRHVDHACEMALATWTERHNAVVKRDAALDERVPA; this is translated from the coding sequence ATGCGAAACTCTCTCTTTGACCGTTTCCGTGGTGCCGGAGGCACCTCAGGCTCATCCGGCGCCAAAACATTCCGCGCCGACTTCACCGCTTCTCTCGTCGTCTTCCTCGTTGCCGTCCCCCTGTGCGTGGGGGTGGCGGTGGCCTCGGGTGTTCCGGCCGAGCTCGGCCTGATCACCGGCATCGTCGGCGGGCTGGTCACCGGCTTCCTGCCGGGCAGCAGCCTGCAGGTCTCCGGCCCGGCCGCCGGTCTGACCGTGCTGGTGTACGAGGCCGTGGAGCAATACGGCGTCGCCGCACTCGGCGTCCTCGTCCTGATCTCCGGACTGCTGCAGCTGGCCATGGGCGCGCTCGGCCTCGGCCGCTGGTTCCGGGCGATCTCCGTCGCCGTGGTGCAGGGCATGCTCGCGGGCATCGGTCTGGTGCTGATCGCCGGACAGCTCTACGCGCTCGCCGACGCCAAGGCGCCGACCAGCGGGCTCGACAAGATCTTCGGTATTCCGGAGCTCATCGGGGACGTGGCCGGTTCCGGGGACGCGCTGAAGGCGCTCGCCGTGGGCGTCGGCACGATCGCGGTCCTGGTGCTGTGGCCGCGTTTCCGCCAGGGCGCCAAGGTGCTGCCCGCTCCGCTGGCGGCCGTCGCGCTCGCCACTGCCTCGACCGTGATCTTCGACCTGCCGATCGCGCGAGTCGAGGTCAAGGGTCTGCTGGACGCCATCCAGCCGCCCGGCGGCAGTGAGTTCCAGGCGCTCGCCGAGGTGGGCGTCATCGGCACCGTGCTCGCCTTCACGCTGATCGCCTCGGCCGAGAGCCTGTTCAGCGCCGCGGCCGTGGACCGGCTGCACGACGGTGCCCGCACCGACTACGACAAGGAGCTCATGGCGCAGGGCGCGGGCAACGCGGTGTGCGGTGTCCTCGGTGCGCTCCCGATGACCGCGGTGATCGTGCGGAGCGCGGCCAATGTGCAGGCCGGCGCGAAGACGAAGGCGTCGCGGGTGCTGCACGGTGTGTGGCTGCTGATCTTCGCGGTGCTCTTCCCCTCGGCCCTGGGCATCATCCCGGTGGCGGCGCTCGCCGGTGTGCTGGTGTACTCGGGCTGGAAGCTGATCCCGACCAAGGACCTGGTGCCGCTGTGGCGGTCCCACCGCGGTGAGGCGATCATCCTGGTCGTCACCGCCGGCGCGATCGTGGTCACCAATATGTTCGAGGGCGTGATCATCGGTCTGCTGATGGCCGTGGCCAAGACGGCCTGGGAGACCTCGCATGTGCATGTCGAGGTCAGCGGGCGCGAGAACGACGACGCCGGCGACGGTGCCGGCGACAAGCCCCTGCGCGTCCGGGTGCGCGGTAACGCGACCTTCCTGCGACTGCCCAAGCTGCTGGACGAGCTGGAGGGGCTGCCCCGTGAGCGGGAGGTCGAGCTCGACCTGACCGGGCTGCGCCATGTGGACCACGCCTGTGAGATGGCGCTGGCCACCTGGACCGAGCGGCACAACGCGGTGGTCAAGCGTGACGCCGCCCTCGATGA
- a CDS encoding pyrroline-5-carboxylate reductase, which translates to MTEKVAVLGTGKIGEALLSGMIRGGWSPSDLLVTARRPERAEELRSRHGVEAVSNAEAAKSADTLILTVKPQDMGALLDELAPHVPADRLVISGAAGIPTSFFEARLAAGTPVVRVMTNTPALVDEAMSVISAGSHATEEHLAHTEAIFGGVGKTLRVPESQQDAATALSGSGPAYFYFLVEAMTDAGILLGLPRDKAHDLIVQAAIGAAVMLRDSDQHPVKLREAVTSPAGTTINAIRELESHGVRAALIAALEAARDRSRELASGNG; encoded by the coding sequence ATGACGGAGAAGGTCGCCGTGCTCGGCACGGGAAAGATCGGCGAAGCCCTTCTCAGCGGAATGATCCGAGGTGGCTGGTCGCCGTCCGACCTCCTGGTCACGGCCCGCCGCCCCGAGCGCGCCGAGGAGCTCCGCTCGCGCCACGGCGTCGAGGCCGTCTCCAACGCCGAGGCCGCCAAGTCCGCCGACACCCTCATCCTCACCGTCAAACCGCAGGACATGGGCGCCCTGCTCGATGAGCTCGCCCCACACGTCCCCGCCGACCGGCTGGTCATCTCCGGCGCCGCCGGCATCCCCACCTCCTTCTTCGAGGCGCGCCTGGCCGCCGGCACCCCGGTCGTCCGTGTGATGACCAACACCCCCGCACTGGTCGACGAGGCCATGTCCGTCATCTCGGCGGGCAGCCACGCCACCGAGGAGCACCTCGCCCACACCGAGGCCATCTTCGGCGGCGTCGGCAAGACGCTGCGCGTCCCCGAGTCCCAGCAGGACGCCGCGACCGCCCTCTCCGGCTCCGGCCCGGCCTACTTCTACTTCCTCGTCGAGGCCATGACCGACGCGGGCATCCTGCTGGGCCTGCCCCGCGACAAGGCCCATGACCTGATCGTCCAGGCGGCCATCGGCGCCGCGGTGATGCTGCGCGACAGCGATCAGCACCCGGTCAAGCTGCGGGAGGCCGTGACCTCCCCGGCGGGCACCACGATCAACGCCATCCGCGAGCTCGAGAGCCACGGGGTGCGCGCCGCGCTGATCGCCGCGCTGGAGGCGGCCCGCGACCGCAGCCGCGAGCTCGCCTCCGGCAACGGCTGA
- a CDS encoding tryptophanyl-tRNA synthetase: MTETKTARRRIFSGIKPSGHLTLGNYLGAVRRWVQEDQHRADALFCVVDLHALTVEHDPARVRRLTRQAATLLLASGLDPEQCTLFVQSQVDEHARLSYLMECTATDGEMRRMIQYKEKAAREQARGRSVRLSLLTYPALMAADILVYGTHEVPVGEDQTQHVELARDLAQRFNQRYGPVFTVPRATRPRVSARVMDLQDPTSKMGKSHAETAGIVYLLDEPDAVRKKIMRAVTDSGTEVRYDRTEQPGVANLLDVLASCTDGKPEVLAGEFSSYGALKRATAEAVLELLRPLQARHAELCADPSYMDGVLRAGAERARGLARPRVDEAYAAVGLLPPA, encoded by the coding sequence ATGACGGAGACGAAGACGGCACGGCGCCGGATCTTCAGTGGGATCAAACCGAGCGGGCATCTGACCCTCGGCAACTACCTCGGGGCCGTACGCCGGTGGGTTCAGGAGGACCAGCACCGTGCCGACGCGCTGTTCTGCGTCGTCGATCTGCACGCCCTCACGGTGGAACACGATCCGGCGCGGGTGCGGCGGCTCACCCGGCAGGCCGCCACGCTGCTGCTGGCCTCGGGGCTCGACCCCGAGCAGTGCACGCTGTTCGTCCAGAGCCAGGTGGATGAGCACGCGCGGCTGTCCTATCTCATGGAGTGCACGGCCACCGACGGCGAGATGCGGCGGATGATCCAGTACAAGGAGAAGGCCGCGCGGGAACAGGCGAGGGGGCGGAGCGTACGGCTGTCGCTGCTCACCTATCCGGCGCTGATGGCGGCCGACATCCTCGTCTATGGCACGCATGAGGTGCCCGTCGGCGAGGACCAGACACAACATGTCGAGCTGGCCCGGGATCTGGCGCAGCGGTTCAACCAGCGGTACGGACCGGTCTTCACCGTGCCCCGGGCCACTCGGCCGCGGGTCTCGGCGCGGGTGATGGATCTGCAGGACCCCACCTCGAAGATGGGGAAGTCGCATGCGGAGACGGCGGGCATCGTCTATCTGCTCGACGAGCCGGACGCGGTGCGGAAGAAGATCATGCGGGCCGTCACGGACAGCGGAACCGAGGTGCGGTACGACCGGACGGAGCAGCCGGGGGTGGCCAATCTGCTGGATGTGCTCGCCTCGTGCACCGATGGAAAGCCGGAGGTGCTGGCCGGGGAGTTCAGCTCGTACGGGGCGCTGAAGCGGGCCACGGCGGAGGCGGTGCTGGAACTGCTGCGGCCCCTTCAGGCCCGGCACGCGGAGCTGTGCGCCGACCCCTCTTATATGGACGGGGTACTGCGGGCCGGGGCCGAGCGGGCGCGCGGGCTGGCCCGGCCCCGGGTGGACGAGGCGTATGCGGCGGTCGGACTGCTGCCGCCCGCCTGA
- a CDS encoding hydrolase translates to MRYDLVIFDNDGVLVDSESISNRILAAYLTELGHPTSYEDSIRDYMGSAMHRIHELVLERSGRRLPSDFDATFHGRVFDAFRQELRPVAGVSEVLEKLRADGVPYCVASSGSHERIRVALRTTGLYDLFGEDHIFSSEDVGRGKPAPDLFLHAAERMGVAPERCAVVEDSPLGVQAAVAAGMDVYGYTAMTPAAKLAAARDRFVHMAELRGLLTSTHK, encoded by the coding sequence ATGCGCTATGACCTGGTCATCTTCGACAACGACGGAGTGCTCGTCGACAGCGAGTCCATCTCCAATCGGATTCTCGCCGCCTACCTCACGGAGTTGGGGCACCCCACCAGCTACGAGGACTCCATACGCGACTACATGGGCTCCGCCATGCATCGCATCCACGAGCTGGTCCTCGAGCGTTCGGGCCGGCGGCTGCCGTCGGACTTCGACGCCACCTTCCACGGCCGGGTCTTCGATGCCTTCCGCCAGGAGCTGCGGCCGGTGGCCGGGGTGTCCGAGGTGCTGGAGAAGCTGCGGGCCGACGGGGTTCCGTACTGCGTCGCCTCCTCCGGAAGCCATGAGCGCATCCGCGTCGCCCTCCGTACGACCGGGCTGTACGACCTCTTCGGCGAGGACCACATCTTCAGCTCCGAGGACGTGGGCCGCGGCAAGCCCGCCCCGGATCTGTTCCTGCACGCCGCCGAGCGGATGGGGGTGGCGCCCGAGCGCTGTGCCGTCGTCGAGGACAGTCCGCTCGGGGTCCAAGCCGCCGTGGCCGCCGGGATGGATGTGTACGGCTACACGGCCATGACACCCGCCGCCAAGCTCGCCGCGGCCCGGGACCGTTTCGTCCACATGGCCGAACTGCGAGGGTTGCTCACCTCTACCCACAAGTAG
- a CDS encoding transporter, producing MTDSRPSRRLRQGRASLAISFFVQGAIFALLVTRIPALQDRYGISDGLLPLFLAAVPILAGVGSVGTEHLVKRIRPGLVLRVVQPIVSVALLAAGSGTTVWQLAAALAVFGLTVGALDASMNMLGVSLQRAYGRSIMLGFHGAYSLGGIAGASLAWVGAHWDLPLPTLYAPLVATLVPVALIASRWYVDRQADCQADHLADHQAEDHGAAVSMRALLPLCLVMAFAYIGDSTVSNWSAKYLEDVLHSSEQLATVPYNVYMVTTLLGRSFGDFGVRRFGAVAVVRAGALLAGAGFAVVAAAPSPWVGMGGFTLLGLGLCVLVPQTFAAAGRLFPGASDAAVARLNIFNYVGFLIGSPLVGALGGAWNYRAAMLVPMALVLVTIRYARSFTPVPAGYGDGHERPRTVDVG from the coding sequence ATGACGGATTCGCGTCCGAGCCGCCGACTTCGGCAGGGCCGGGCCTCATTGGCCATCAGTTTCTTCGTCCAGGGCGCGATCTTCGCTCTGCTGGTGACGCGCATACCCGCGCTGCAGGATCGGTACGGGATATCCGATGGGCTGCTGCCCCTCTTCCTGGCCGCCGTGCCGATCCTCGCCGGCGTGGGCAGCGTCGGCACCGAGCATCTCGTCAAGCGGATTCGTCCGGGCCTCGTCCTCCGCGTGGTGCAGCCCATCGTCTCCGTCGCCCTGCTGGCCGCCGGATCGGGTACGACGGTGTGGCAGCTCGCGGCGGCCCTCGCGGTGTTCGGACTGACCGTCGGGGCGCTCGACGCGTCGATGAACATGCTCGGGGTGAGCCTGCAGCGCGCGTACGGCCGCAGCATCATGCTCGGCTTCCATGGCGCGTACAGCCTGGGCGGGATCGCCGGGGCCTCGCTGGCCTGGGTGGGCGCGCACTGGGACCTGCCACTGCCCACGCTCTACGCGCCGCTGGTGGCCACCCTGGTGCCCGTCGCACTGATCGCCAGCCGCTGGTACGTGGACCGCCAAGCCGACTGCCAAGCCGACCACCTGGCCGACCACCAAGCTGAGGACCACGGCGCCGCCGTGAGCATGCGGGCGCTGCTGCCGCTCTGTCTCGTCATGGCCTTCGCCTATATCGGGGACTCCACCGTCTCCAACTGGAGTGCCAAGTATCTGGAGGACGTGCTGCACAGCTCCGAGCAGCTGGCCACGGTCCCGTACAACGTCTATATGGTCACCACGCTCCTCGGCCGCTCCTTCGGCGACTTCGGGGTGCGGCGCTTCGGCGCGGTCGCCGTGGTCCGGGCAGGTGCCCTGCTCGCGGGCGCCGGTTTCGCGGTGGTCGCGGCGGCGCCCAGCCCATGGGTGGGGATGGGCGGGTTCACGCTGCTGGGGCTGGGGCTGTGCGTGCTGGTGCCGCAGACCTTCGCGGCCGCGGGGCGGCTCTTCCCCGGGGCGTCCGATGCCGCCGTCGCCCGTCTCAATATCTTCAACTACGTGGGCTTCCTCATCGGCTCACCGCTCGTCGGCGCGCTGGGCGGTGCGTGGAACTATCGGGCGGCGATGCTGGTGCCGATGGCGCTCGTGCTGGTGACGATCCGGTACGCGAGGTCGTTCACCCCTGTACCAGCCGGATACGGTGACGGGCATGAGCGGCCGCGCACAGTTGATGTGGGATGA
- a CDS encoding acetoin utilization protein AcuC, whose amino-acid sequence MSGRAQLMWDEEVTGYDFGAGHPMDPVRLALTMRLVQAYGLDRAVQVVAAKPAGESTLRLVHGQEYIEAVRRASAAPESADGSYGLGTIDDPAFAGMHEASALIAGQSVGAAEDVWRGEALHAVNFAGGLHHAMPRGASGFCIYNDAALAVARLLELGAERVAYVDVDVHHGDGVQAAFWDDPRVLTISLHEHPRTLFPQTGWPEEAGGEGAEGSAVNVALPAGTSDEGWLRAFHAVVPELLAAFRPQVLVTQHGADTHVEDPLAHLAVTVDAQRAVAESCHRLAHEHADGRWVALGGGGYAVVDVVPRSWTHLVAIAAGRPVEPATPVPEEWRQEVYRRTRMDAPRRMTDGREPSWREFAESGYDPADRLDQAILATRRAVFPHHGLLP is encoded by the coding sequence ATGAGCGGCCGCGCACAGTTGATGTGGGATGAGGAAGTAACCGGATACGACTTCGGCGCCGGGCACCCGATGGACCCGGTGCGGCTCGCGCTGACCATGCGGTTGGTGCAGGCGTATGGGCTGGACCGGGCGGTCCAAGTGGTGGCCGCCAAGCCGGCCGGGGAGTCGACGCTGCGCCTGGTCCACGGGCAGGAGTACATCGAGGCGGTACGGCGGGCCTCGGCCGCCCCGGAATCGGCGGACGGTTCGTACGGCCTGGGGACGATCGACGATCCGGCCTTCGCGGGGATGCACGAGGCGTCCGCGCTGATCGCCGGGCAGTCGGTCGGCGCCGCCGAGGACGTATGGCGCGGCGAGGCGCTGCACGCGGTGAACTTCGCGGGCGGGCTGCACCATGCGATGCCCCGGGGCGCGTCCGGGTTCTGCATCTACAACGACGCGGCGCTGGCGGTCGCGCGGCTGCTGGAGCTGGGCGCGGAGCGGGTCGCGTATGTGGATGTGGATGTCCATCACGGGGACGGGGTCCAGGCGGCGTTCTGGGACGATCCTCGGGTGCTGACGATCTCGCTGCACGAGCACCCCCGGACCCTGTTCCCGCAGACCGGCTGGCCGGAGGAGGCGGGCGGGGAGGGCGCCGAGGGCTCGGCGGTCAATGTGGCGCTGCCGGCCGGGACCTCGGACGAGGGATGGCTGCGGGCCTTTCACGCGGTCGTGCCGGAGCTGCTGGCGGCGTTCCGTCCGCAGGTGCTGGTGACCCAGCATGGCGCGGACACCCATGTCGAGGACCCGCTGGCCCACTTGGCGGTGACGGTCGACGCACAGCGGGCGGTCGCCGAGAGCTGTCACCGGCTGGCGCATGAGCACGCGGACGGGCGCTGGGTCGCGCTCGGGGGCGGCGGCTATGCGGTGGTGGACGTGGTGCCGCGGTCCTGGACGCATCTGGTCGCGATCGCGGCGGGGCGGCCGGTCGAGCCCGCCACGCCGGTGCCGGAGGAGTGGCGGCAGGAGGTGTACCGGCGGACCCGGATGGACGCGCCGCGGCGGATGACGGACGGGCGGGAGCCGAGCTGGCGGGAGTTCGCCGAGTCCGGGTACGACCCGGCGGACCGGCTGGACCAGGCGATCCTGGCGACGCGCCGGGCGGTCTTCCCGCACCATGGGCTGCTTCCGTGA
- a CDS encoding transcriptional regulator, which produces MAAGERPLNEVQFLTVAEVASVMRVSKMTVYRLVHSGHLPAIRVGRSFRVPEQAVHEYLRESYVGVESA; this is translated from the coding sequence ATGGCTGCTGGCGAACGGCCTCTGAACGAGGTTCAGTTTCTGACCGTGGCGGAAGTCGCCTCGGTGATGCGAGTGTCCAAGATGACCGTGTACCGCTTGGTGCACAGCGGTCATCTGCCGGCGATCCGGGTGGGCAGGTCTTTCCGGGTCCCAGAGCAAGCGGTTCATGAATACCTCCGCGAATCGTATGTGGGGGTGGAGTCCGCCTAG
- a CDS encoding glycerol acyltransferase, whose protein sequence is MADAKVIPFGEEPRSSRRKVPRLGRGGRSQGSLKPVPQQRDEALEQRPQTAAAAVPPLPPDPPKQAPGSGDWERKLAHGLSFLRRRITGDYEVDDFGYDHDLTEQVLMSLLRPLYEKYFRVEVKGIENIPDSGGALVVANHSGVLPLDGLMLQVAVHDNHPAQRHLRLLAADLVFVLPVVNELARKAGHTLACSEDAQLLLERGEVVGVMPEGFKGIGKPFSERYKLQRFGRGGFVSTALRAGAPIVPCSIVGAEEIYPMVGNAKTLARLLGLPYFPVTPTFPLLGPLGAVPLPTKWTIQFGEPIPTDGHPPEAADDPMLMFNLTDQVRETIQHTLYKLLVQRRSVFF, encoded by the coding sequence ATGGCGGACGCCAAGGTCATTCCGTTTGGTGAGGAGCCCCGGTCTTCCCGGAGGAAGGTCCCTCGGCTGGGGCGCGGCGGCCGCTCCCAGGGCTCGCTCAAGCCCGTACCGCAGCAGCGCGACGAGGCGCTCGAACAGCGCCCCCAGACGGCGGCCGCGGCCGTGCCGCCCCTGCCGCCCGACCCGCCCAAGCAGGCCCCGGGCAGTGGCGACTGGGAGCGCAAGCTGGCCCACGGGCTGAGCTTTCTGCGCCGCCGGATCACCGGGGACTACGAGGTCGACGACTTCGGCTACGACCACGATCTGACCGAGCAGGTCCTGATGTCCCTGCTCCGCCCGCTGTACGAGAAGTACTTCCGGGTCGAGGTGAAGGGGATCGAGAACATCCCCGACAGCGGCGGTGCGCTCGTCGTCGCCAACCACTCCGGGGTGCTGCCGCTGGACGGGCTGATGCTCCAGGTCGCGGTGCACGACAACCACCCGGCCCAGCGCCATCTGCGGCTGCTCGCGGCCGATCTCGTCTTCGTACTGCCGGTCGTCAACGAGCTGGCGCGCAAGGCGGGTCACACCCTCGCCTGCTCCGAGGACGCCCAGCTGCTGCTGGAGCGCGGCGAGGTGGTCGGGGTGATGCCGGAGGGCTTCAAGGGGATCGGCAAGCCGTTCTCGGAGCGGTACAAGCTGCAGCGCTTCGGGCGGGGCGGCTTCGTCTCGACGGCGCTGCGCGCGGGGGCGCCGATCGTGCCGTGCTCGATCGTGGGCGCGGAGGAGATCTATCCGATGGTGGGGAACGCGAAGACCCTGGCCCGGCTGCTCGGCCTGCCGTACTTCCCGGTCACTCCCACCTTCCCGCTGCTGGGGCCGCTGGGTGCGGTGCCGCTGCCGACGAAGTGGACGATCCAGTTCGGCGAGCCCATCCCCACCGACGGGCATCCGCCGGAGGCGGCGGACGACCCGATGCTGATGTTCAACCTGACCGACCAGGTACGAGAAACGATCCAGCACACGCTCTACAAGCTGCTGGTGCAGCGGAGGTCGGTGTTCTTCTGA
- a CDS encoding RNA polymerase subunit sigma-24, which produces MYPHVGVDASGLATLRATVLDCLRGFVPTAYAVPGLAAPLPASPAVGTVNRPGQAGSCYALADGGAAVSRRSRGSTPTARRPGADSDSRRMMDLVERAQSGEAEAFGRLYDQYADTVYRYIYYRVGGKATAEDLTSETFLRALRRIGTFTWQGRDFGAWLVTIARNLVADHFKSSRFRLEVTTGEMLDANEVERSPEDSVLESLSNAALLQAVRKLNPQQQECVTLRFLQGLSVAETARVMGKNEGAIKTLQYRAVRTLARLLPDDAR; this is translated from the coding sequence GTGTACCCACACGTCGGGGTTGACGCCTCGGGCCTGGCTACGCTGCGCGCAACGGTCCTTGACTGTCTGCGCGGCTTCGTCCCCACCGCGTATGCCGTCCCCGGCCTCGCCGCCCCCCTGCCCGCCAGCCCAGCCGTCGGCACGGTCAATCGCCCCGGCCAGGCCGGTTCGTGCTACGCACTGGCGGACGGCGGCGCCGCGGTCAGCAGACGCTCCCGCGGCTCCACCCCCACCGCCCGGCGCCCCGGCGCCGACAGCGACAGCCGTCGCATGATGGACCTCGTCGAGCGCGCCCAGTCCGGAGAGGCCGAGGCGTTCGGCAGGCTCTACGACCAGTACGCCGACACGGTCTACCGCTATATCTATTACCGCGTGGGCGGCAAGGCCACGGCCGAGGACCTCACCAGCGAGACGTTCCTGCGCGCCCTGCGCCGCATCGGCACCTTCACCTGGCAGGGCCGCGACTTCGGCGCCTGGCTGGTGACCATCGCGCGCAACCTCGTCGCCGACCACTTCAAGTCCAGCCGCTTCCGGCTGGAGGTCACCACCGGCGAGATGCTGGACGCCAACGAGGTCGAGCGCAGCCCCGAGGACTCCGTCCTCGAATCGCTGTCCAACGCGGCCCTCCTGCAGGCGGTGCGAAAACTCAACCCGCAGCAGCAGGAGTGCGTGACGCTCCGCTTCCTCCAGGGCCTCTCGGTCGCCGAGACCGCCCGGGTCATGGGGAAGAACGAGGGCGCGATCAAAACCCTTCAGTACCGGGCCGTGCGCACTCTGGCCCGGCTTCTTCCGGACGACGCCCGCTGA
- a CDS encoding hydrolase: protein MAALGWFTRRRRPATERSVLAGEASAEAARKSSAETPAPQPPAEPEFPVVGDERAAAFFDLDNTVMQGAAIFHFGRGLYKRHFFRKRELARFAWQQTWFRVAGVEDPAHMEDVRSSALSIVKGHRVSELMSIGEEIYDEYMADRIWPGTRALAQAHLDAGQRVWLVTAAPVETATIIARRLGLTGALGTVAESVGGVYTGRLVGEPLHGPAKAEAVRALATAEGLDLSRCAAYSDSANDIPMLSIVGHPYAVNPDTRLRKHARENSWRLRDYRTGRKAAKIGIPAAAGVGAVAGGTAAAVALHRRRR, encoded by the coding sequence ATGGCCGCACTGGGATGGTTCACCCGACGTCGACGACCCGCCACCGAGCGGAGTGTCCTCGCGGGAGAGGCATCGGCCGAGGCAGCGCGCAAGTCGTCGGCCGAGACCCCCGCACCGCAGCCCCCCGCCGAACCGGAATTCCCCGTCGTCGGCGACGAGCGGGCCGCCGCCTTCTTCGACCTGGACAACACGGTCATGCAGGGCGCCGCGATCTTCCACTTCGGCCGCGGCCTCTACAAGCGGCACTTCTTCCGCAAGCGCGAACTCGCCCGCTTCGCGTGGCAGCAGACCTGGTTCCGGGTGGCCGGCGTCGAGGACCCGGCGCATATGGAGGACGTACGCAGCAGCGCCCTGTCCATCGTCAAGGGCCACCGGGTCTCCGAGCTGATGTCGATCGGCGAGGAGATCTACGACGAGTACATGGCCGACCGCATCTGGCCCGGCACCCGCGCCCTCGCCCAGGCCCATCTGGACGCCGGACAGCGCGTCTGGCTGGTGACCGCCGCGCCGGTCGAGACCGCGACGATCATCGCCCGGCGGCTCGGCCTGACCGGGGCACTGGGCACCGTGGCCGAGTCGGTGGGCGGCGTCTACACCGGCCGGCTGGTCGGCGAACCGCTGCACGGCCCGGCCAAGGCCGAGGCCGTAAGGGCGCTGGCAACGGCCGAGGGGCTCGACCTCTCCCGCTGCGCGGCCTACAGCGACTCCGCGAACGACATCCCGATGCTGTCGATCGTGGGCCATCCGTACGCGGTGAACCCGGACACCCGGCTGCGCAAGCACGCCCGTGAGAACAGCTGGCGGCTGCGCGACTACCGCACCGGCCGCAAGGCGGCCAAGATCGGCATTCCGGCGGCGGCCGGGGTGGGCGCGGTGGCGGGCGGCACGGCGGCCGCCGTGGCCCTGCACCGCCGGCGCCGCTGA
- a CDS encoding glutaredoxin, whose product MNACTKMVSALSEQSDRCHAPFRASRGTTTCVTPFPADTLVPLGRRPEHRPSLLTFLPPDSNKTPTIVIDREPTSELVGAGPLAPAGTMNRMSPLLRRTPRKKPAERTVTLIGKPDCHLCEDAEAVIKEVCGELGTPWEKKDITQDEELYRAYWEQIPVVLIDGEQHDFWRVNPKRLRTALGG is encoded by the coding sequence GTGAACGCGTGCACAAAGATGGTGTCCGCTTTGTCCGAGCAAAGTGACCGGTGTCACGCGCCTTTTCGCGCCAGCCGCGGAACCACCACCTGCGTCACACCGTTCCCGGCAGACACGCTCGTACCGCTGGGCCGCCGACCGGAGCACAGGCCCTCACTCCTCACCTTTTTACCCCCGGACAGCAACAAAACGCCCACGATCGTAATCGACCGAGAGCCCACTTCCGAACTCGTGGGAGCGGGCCCGCTCGCGCCGGCGGGCACAATGAACCGCATGAGTCCGTTGCTGCGCCGCACCCCGCGGAAGAAGCCCGCCGAGCGCACGGTCACGCTGATCGGGAAGCCCGACTGCCACCTGTGCGAGGACGCCGAGGCCGTGATCAAAGAGGTCTGCGGGGAACTGGGCACCCCGTGGGAGAAGAAGGACATCACCCAGGACGAGGAGCTGTACCGCGCCTACTGGGAGCAGATCCCGGTGGTGCTCATCGACGGCGAACAGCACGACTTCTGGCGGGTGAACCCCAAGCGGCTGCGCACCGCGCTCGGCGGCTGA